A single genomic interval of Camelina sativa cultivar DH55 chromosome 11, Cs, whole genome shotgun sequence harbors:
- the LOC109127447 gene encoding uncharacterized protein LOC109127447, giving the protein MKSYRQKQQTLKKIPNSLYSIPGISHIASGLGAPMATYKPRLDPSLMGEAKILVEVELSKAFPPRIAAVDKKGNISMVDVEYAWVPVQCGDCGQLGHKASRCMNQKLPHQKATKVVSNEVNAPANVSLFTALALVSPINLQHESTNVVIQEGSKVQDDEVAVTKDSDVLSDREVRSVFAKNKFNRLGSYFSDGDSLPSDGDLVDAEDSDSESEMMDHMPPSGQRLLRERPVQPSIKAKETQESFIARGRGQRGRRSRGHGCCGRGHRGRG; this is encoded by the exons ATGAAGAGTTATAGACAGAAACAACA AACCCTTAAAAAGATTCCGAACAGTCTCTACTCAATTCCAGGAATTAGCCATATTGCTTCAGGTTTAGGTGCTCCTATGGCTACTTACAAACCAAGACTTGACCCTTCTCTAATGGGTGAGGCTAAGATCTTGGTGGAAGTGGAGTTGAGTAAAGCATTCCCTCCTAGGATTGCAGCTGTGGATAAAAAGGGAAACATATCTATGGTTGATGTTGAATACGCTTGGGTTCCTGTTCAGTGTGGAGATTGTGGACAGTTAGGACATAAAGCTTCCCGTTGCATGAACCAAAAGTTGCCACATCAAAAAGCCACCAAAGTTGTCTCTAATGAGGTCAATGCTCCTGCCAATGTTAGTTTATTTACCGCCCTAGCTCTAGTCTCTCCAATCAATCTTCAACATGAATCCACGAATGTTGTCATTCAAGAAGGCTCCAAAGTCCAAGACG ATGAAGTTGCAGTCACAAAAGATAGTGATGTTCTTAGTGACCGAGAGGTAAGAAGTGTCTTTGCTAAAAATAAGTTTAACCGTTTGGGCTCTTATTTTTCAGATGGGGATTCACTTCCCTCAGATGGAGATTTAGTTGATGCAGAGGATTCTGATAGTGAATCTGAAATGATGGACCATATGCCTCCTTCCGGACAAAGATTACTGCGAGAGAGACCGGTTCAACCTTCCATTAAAGCTAAAGAGACACAAGAGTCTTTTATTGCTCGAGGGAGAGGACAACGGGGACGTAGATCACGTGGTCATGGGTGCTGTGGACGCGGGCACCGGGGACGTGGCTAG
- the LOC104726504 gene encoding uncharacterized protein LOC104726504 has translation MEGKGRAGSSTSSSFTAELFGSKDPSPPSSSSGIFSSIFPHPSKGVDRDGSNSKHGSQAQRRESSTGEDRVEPCHLSSSLYYGGQDVYSRSTTNQTYPAVKNERKRNGEDDANGQNSQDVSRGNWWQGSLYY, from the exons ATGGAGGGTAAAGGACGAGCCGGGTCAtcaacttcttcctctttcacCGCCGAACTCTTTGGCTCCAAAGACCCTtctccaccatcttcttcctctggcaTCTTCTCCTCCATTTTCCCTCATCCATCCAAG GGTGTTGATAGAGATGGTTCAAATTCCAAACATGGCTCACAAG CTCAACGTAGAGAATCTTCAACTGGAGAAGATAGAGTTGAGCCATGTCATCTAAGCTCTTCTCTTTACTACGGTGGTCAAGACGTATACTCTCGATCCACCACCAACCAAACTTACCCTGCA GTTAAAAATGAGCGCAAAAGAAACGGAGAAGACGATGCTAATGGACAGAACTCACAAGATGTTTCAAGAGGAAACTGGTGGCAAGGTTCCCTTTATTACTAA
- the LOC104726506 gene encoding uncharacterized protein LOC104726506, whose amino-acid sequence MARENPLMSFSFSFRYLCHFALLLSLLSFVSFLFRHNTSLCSCLYDQNPNAHTFDDHHHHYNETIDLLRFSSAWNHLTFPSKPKKTLKIAVVVKKWPRRSQAGGLERHALTLHLALAKRGHEVHVFTAASPSFPEYQLENLRFHLSEPTAAGYLDQASVSQQLQTQNASGRPFDVIHTESVGLLHTRAKNLPNVVASWHGIAYETFHSDIIQELLRQADIAAAAAAAGAEEEHPPPSSPALTERAKRVVEEVKFFQRYAHHVATSDHCGDVLKRIYMIPEERVHIILNGVDESVFKPDVTKRESFREKFGVRSGGKNKKDPLVFGIAGRLVRDKGHPLMFSALKRVFEENKKARENVVVLVAGDGPWGSRYRDLGSNVIVLGPLDQEKLAGFYNAIDVFVNPTLRAQGLDHTLLEAMVSGKPVLATKLASITGSVVVGSHLGYTFSPNVESLVEAISRVVSDGTEELQRKGNEARERSLRLFTASKMADAYERFFLCISNKSFCTIQA is encoded by the exons ATGGCTAGAGAAAACCCATTGATGAGTTTCTCCTTCAGTTTCAGATACCTCTGTCACTTtgctctcctcctctctctcctctcatTCGTCTCTTTTCTCTTCAGACACAACACATCACTCTGTTCTTGTCTTTACGACCAAAACCCCAACGCTCACACATTCgatgatcatcatcaccattacAACGAAACCATTGATCTTCTTCGCTTCTCTTCAGCTTGGAACCACCTCACATTCCCGTCTAAACCCAAGAAGACTCTAAAGATCGCTGTGGTGGTTAAAAAATGGCCAAGGAGATCGCAAGCCGGTGGACTCGAGAGACACGCGCTTACGCTGCACCTAGCTCTAGCCAAACGTGGCCACGAGGTTCATGTTTTCACCGCTGCTTCTCCGTCGTTTCCTGAATACCAACTGGAAAATCTACGGTTTCATCTCTCTGAGCCCACCGCTGCTGGATATCTCGATCAAGCTTCCGTTTCGCAACAGCTTCAG ACACAGAACGCGAGTGGAAGACCATTTGACGTGATCCACACGGAGAGTGTCGGGCTTCTCCACACAAGagccaagaatctcccaaaCGTGGTCGCGTCTTGGCATGGAATCGCTTACGAGACTTTTCACTCCGACATCATCCAAGAACTCCTCCGTCAAGCAGATatcgccgccgccgccgctgcTGCCGGAGCCGAAGAAGAACATCCACCGCCTTCCTCTCCGGCTCTGACAGAGCGAGCGAAACGAGTCGTCGAAGAAGTCAAATTCTTCCAACGTTACGCTCACCACGTGGCAACTAGCGATCACTGCGGTGACGTACTCAAGAGGATCTACATGATCCCCGAGGAACGCGTACACATCATCTTAAACGGCGTTGACGAGAGCGTTTTTAAACCTGACGTTACGAAACGCGAGAGCTTCAGAGAGAAATTTGGCGTTAGAAGCGGCggcaagaacaaaaaagatcCTTTGGTTTTTGGAATTGCTGGGAGGTTAGTGAGAGATAAAGGTCATCCTTTGATGTTCTCAGCTCTGAAACGTGtgtttgaagaaaacaaaaaggcaCGTGAAAACGTTGTCGTTTTAGTAGCTGGAGATGGTCCATGGGGAAGCAGATATAGAGACCTCGGGTCTAATGTGATCGTTCTTGGACCATTGGATCAAGAAAAGCTAGCGGGATTCTACAACGCGATCGATGTGTTTGTGAACCCGACGCTTCGAGCTCAAGGGCTAGACCACACTCTCTTGGAAGCCATGGTTTCAGGGAAACCGGTCTTAGCCACGAAGCTAGCAAGCATCACTGGGTCAGTAGTCGTCGGTTCACATTTGGGATATACTTTTTCACCGAACGTTGAGTCTCTCGTGGAGGCCATTTCGCGGGTTGTTAGCGATGGAACAGAGGAATTGCAGAGGAAAGGCAATGAAGCGCGTGAACGGTCCTTGAGGCTTTTCACGGCGTCTAAAATGGCTGATGCGTATGAAAGGTTTTTTCTTTGCATATCTAATAAGAGCTTTTGTACAATACAAGCTTAA
- the LOC104726507 gene encoding uncharacterized protein LOC104726507, which produces MESTELHDMDFISNPFTSFSEPTFFTPTTSPVSDEPDSPKAQNEDDDEYITELTRQMTNYMLQDDEKHQKSRGGGGSGSPQSTLWSPFASGYSSPIGPSREPSPPLTPTVETIMTKVVDTKPVTIPFQSKQALIDDQIRSIQANFHKIKKEKEKEKKRKDDVMRNKARNYHNQLQQQQQQQRPRSGVKAVFVDGLGSRTGSGGTGVFLPRTHGTVVESRKKSGCSTVIIPARVVEALKVHFDKMGVPSTFSSDIPPFHDALLVSMKNKNNKSSSSSRPVQSGSPYVVDMSAESHQEPQADLPQEWTY; this is translated from the exons atggaaTCTACTGAACTACACGACATGGATTTCATATCAAATCCTTTTACCTCCTTTTCTGAGCCAACGTTCTTCACTCCAACCACAAGCCCCGTCTCCGACGAACCGGATTCACCAAAGGCACAgaacgaagacgacgacgagtACATCACAGAGTTGACTCGTCAGATGACAAACTATATGCTTCAAGACGATGAAAAGCATCAAAAG TctcgtggtggtggtggctctGGCTCGCCGCAATCAACTCTCTGGTCACCATTTGCTTCTGGTTACAGCAGCCCAATTGGTCCTTCCCGTGAACCATCTCCGCCGCTAACTCCTACGGTTGAGACAATCATGACGAAGGTGGTCGATACAAAACCTGTTACGATCCCTTTTCAATCTAAACAAGCTCTAATCGATGACCAGATCCGATCTATTCAAGCAAAC TTCCATAAGAtcaagaaggagaaagagaaagagaagaaacgaaAGGATGACGTTATGAGGAACAAAGCAAGGAACTACCACAACCAGctccagcagcagcagcagcagcagagaCCTAGGTCAGGCGTGAAGGCGGTGTTCGTTGACGGGTTGGGTTCAAGAACCGGGTCGGGTGGAACTGGAGTGTTCTTGCCACGTACTCATGGAACTGTTGTCGAGTCACGCAAGAAATCAG GATGTTCAACAGTTATAATACCAGCAAGAGTAGTTGAAGCTTTGAAAGTTCACTTTGACAAAATGGGTGTGCCTTCTACATTCTCTTCTGATATCCCTCCTTTTCATG ATGCTCTGTTGGTGTCtatgaagaacaaaaacaacaaaagtagTTCATCATCTCGGCCGGTACAAAGTGGATCACCGTATGTGGTGGATATGTCAGCCGAGAGCCACCAAGAACCACAAGCGGATTTGCCACAGGAGTGGACGTACTGA
- the LOC104726508 gene encoding copper transporter 3 has protein sequence MNGMSGSSQAASAPSPSSFFQHRRRHHGGMMHMTFFWGKNTEVLFDGWPGTNLKMYWACLAAIFALSAVSEWLSRCGFMKSGPACFGGGLVQTVVYTVRAGLSYLVMLAVMSFNGGVFLAAMAGFGLGFMIFGSRAFRDTSSNSHTEVQSHC, from the coding sequence ATGAACGGCATGAGCGGATCTTCTCAGGCAGCTTCGGCACCTTCACCATCATCGTTCTTCCAACATCGCCGTCGTCATCACGGTGGGATGATGCACATGACGTTCTTTTGGGGGAAAAACACGGAGGTTCTATTCGACGGCTGGCCAGGGACCAATTTGAAAATGTATTGGGCCTGTCTCGCCGCTATTTTTGCACTTTCCGCAGTCTCAGAGTGGCTATCACGGTGCGGTTTCATGAAATCTGGTCCGGCTTGCTTTGGCGGAGGGCTAGTCCAGACGGTGGTTTACACCGTGAGGGCTGGTTTGTCTTATTTGGTCATGTTGGCTGTGATGTCGTTCAATGGAGGAGTCTTCTTGGCTGCAATGGCTGGTTTTggattagggtttatgatttttggaAGTAGGGCTTTTAGGGACACTAGCAGTAACAGTCACACTGAGGTTCAATCACATTgttga
- the LOC104726509 gene encoding copper transporter 1-like — protein sequence MDHGHMHDMSPPPSPSSSSSSMMNNGSMNGGAHHHMMMMHMTFFWGKNTEVLFSGWPGTSSGMYALCLIFVFFLAVLTEWLAHSSLLRTGDDSANRAAGLIQTAVYTLRTGLAYLVMLAVMSFNAGVFLVALAGHAVGFMWFGSRTFRNPSDDRKTNYLPPSGCAC from the coding sequence atgGATCACGGTCACATGCATGACATGtctccaccaccatcaccatcatcatcatcatcatcgatgaTGAACAATGGATCCATGAACGGAGGAGCACATCAccacatgatgatgatgcacATGACTTTCTTTTGGGGCAAGAACACGGAGGTTCTCTTCTCCGGTTGGCCAGGAACAAGCTCCGGCATGTACGCTCTTTGtctcatcttcgtcttcttcctcgccGTCCTCACCGAATGGCTTGCTCATTCCTCTCTCCTCCGTACCGGTGATGATTCGGCTAACCGCGCCGCAGGACTAATCCAAACCGCCGTGTATACCCTCCGTACCGGTCTAGCCTACCTAGTCATGCTCGCCGTCATGTCTTTTAACGCCGGTGTGTTTCTTGTCGCTCTCGCCGGTCATGCCGTTGGTTTCATGTGGTTCGGAAGCCGCACTTTTCGGAATCCTTCCGATGACCGGAAAACTAACTATCTTCCTCCCTCAGGTTGTGCATGTTAA